A genomic segment from Sulfolobales archaeon encodes:
- a CDS encoding ATP-dependent helicase, with amino-acid sequence MTYAKDDVGDEEVMALLRPYIASWLKSKYGSLTPPQRMAIPRIKAGENVLISSPTGTGKTLAAFLAIIDTLYELWEKGGLGDSIYALYVSPLRALNNDIRRNLLEPLNEINSILLKNGMEPPNIRVSVRTSDTPPHEKQKMLKTPPHILITTPESLAISLSAPKFRELLKSVRWVIVDEIHELASSKRGSHLMLSLERLVELAGREPQRIGLSATIYPLEMVAEFLVGFDDRGNHRRCTIVDARFAKPIDIRVICPMVDLIRAPAEEINRAIYDTLAELIRRHRTTLVFTNTRHSTEKVVYRLKKIFEKDPEINVEEIEAHHSSLSREVRLDVEERLKRGELRVVVSSTSLELGIDIGYIDVVVLLSSPKSVTRLLQRIGRAGHHIRQTSLGRLIVVDRDDLVECTVLAKAAMERKLDRVRIPRNPLDVLAQHIVGMSLEKKWRVDEIYRVVRRAYPYRNLDYETFERVLRYLSGGYEIDRYAKVYSKIWMEDGTIGRKRSARMIYYLNSGAIPDEAKIRVISEGRGYVGDLDEGFAEILEPEDIFVLGGRAYQVIRSEGDRIYVRPADGQRPTVPSWFSEMLPLAFDSALEVGRFRREVADMLQKHLEDPEPVIEYLMKNYMLERHAAENIVEYFLEHLYYTGWIMPSDKLIMIERWIDPEARTEHIIFHSLFGRRVNDVLSRAYAYHLGELFNENIRITVTDNGFMITFPRIVGVNEEHILKTIYLVRPENLEETMRKVVRRTEMFKKRFRHCAERSFMILKRFRGKEISLQNRQINAETLIKIVEEMDRFPVIEETYREILEDHMDIENAKLVIRKLLDGEIKTKYFENPEGAKAPSPLAHSIVAAGISDIVLMEDKRKILAKFHESIVDVLREKGIVLRKAISPQKVSQTQ; translated from the coding sequence ATAACATATGCTAAGGACGATGTTGGTGATGAAGAGGTTATGGCTCTCCTAAGGCCATATATAGCTAGCTGGCTAAAGAGTAAATATGGCTCTCTAACGCCTCCTCAGAGGATGGCTATACCAAGGATAAAGGCTGGAGAGAATGTGCTGATCTCGAGTCCTACGGGTACTGGCAAAACTTTAGCAGCATTTCTAGCAATTATAGACACGTTATACGAGCTGTGGGAGAAGGGGGGGTTAGGTGATAGCATCTATGCCCTATACGTCTCACCTCTTAGGGCGCTTAACAACGATATAAGGAGAAATCTTCTTGAGCCATTGAACGAGATAAACTCGATACTATTGAAAAACGGTATGGAACCCCCAAATATAAGGGTCTCTGTGAGGACTAGTGATACACCTCCGCATGAGAAGCAGAAGATGTTGAAAACCCCTCCCCATATATTGATAACCACACCTGAGAGCCTTGCTATATCACTATCTGCTCCTAAGTTTCGAGAGCTTCTTAAAAGTGTAAGATGGGTTATAGTAGACGAGATCCACGAGCTAGCATCGAGTAAGAGGGGATCACATTTAATGCTTAGCCTTGAGAGGCTTGTTGAGCTAGCGGGAAGAGAGCCTCAGAGGATAGGTTTATCAGCTACTATATATCCACTTGAAATGGTTGCGGAATTCCTAGTAGGTTTTGATGATAGAGGTAATCATAGGAGGTGCACCATAGTTGATGCTAGGTTTGCTAAGCCAATAGATATAAGGGTTATATGCCCTATGGTGGATCTTATAAGGGCGCCGGCCGAAGAGATCAACAGAGCTATATATGATACACTTGCAGAGCTCATAAGGAGGCATAGAACCACATTAGTTTTCACTAATACAAGGCATTCAACAGAGAAAGTTGTGTATAGGCTTAAAAAGATCTTTGAGAAAGATCCAGAAATAAATGTGGAGGAGATAGAGGCTCATCACAGTAGTCTATCAAGGGAGGTTAGGCTAGATGTTGAGGAGAGACTGAAGAGGGGAGAGCTAAGGGTTGTTGTTTCATCGACAAGCCTAGAGCTAGGAATAGATATAGGGTATATAGATGTTGTGGTACTCCTATCAAGCCCTAAGAGTGTTACAAGGCTTCTCCAAAGGATTGGAAGAGCTGGACATCATATCAGACAGACGAGTCTTGGAAGGCTTATCGTAGTTGATAGAGATGATCTGGTGGAGTGTACGGTTCTAGCTAAAGCTGCTATGGAGAGGAAGCTAGATAGGGTGAGGATCCCCAGAAACCCTCTAGACGTACTGGCACAGCATATTGTTGGCATGTCACTTGAGAAGAAGTGGAGGGTTGATGAGATATACAGGGTTGTGAGGAGGGCTTATCCATATAGGAATCTCGATTACGAGACCTTTGAAAGGGTGTTGAGGTATCTCTCAGGAGGGTATGAGATAGATAGATATGCAAAGGTATATTCTAAGATTTGGATGGAAGATGGGACTATTGGGAGGAAGAGAAGTGCTAGGATGATTTACTATTTAAACTCAGGTGCTATACCTGATGAGGCTAAGATAAGGGTGATCTCCGAGGGAAGGGGATATGTAGGAGATCTCGATGAGGGATTCGCGGAGATCTTAGAGCCTGAAGACATATTCGTGTTGGGGGGAAGGGCGTACCAGGTTATAAGATCTGAGGGGGATAGGATCTATGTTAGACCTGCTGATGGGCAGAGGCCTACCGTTCCAAGCTGGTTCTCCGAGATGCTTCCGCTAGCATTTGATTCAGCCTTGGAGGTGGGCAGATTTAGGAGGGAGGTAGCTGATATGCTTCAAAAGCATCTAGAAGATCCAGAGCCTGTTATTGAATATCTCATGAAGAATTATATGCTAGAGAGGCATGCGGCTGAGAACATAGTTGAATATTTTCTGGAGCATCTATATTACACAGGCTGGATCATGCCATCTGATAAGCTGATTATGATTGAAAGATGGATAGATCCCGAGGCAAGGACTGAGCATATAATCTTCCATAGCCTCTTTGGAAGAAGAGTTAACGATGTACTTTCTAGGGCATATGCATATCATCTTGGAGAACTCTTTAATGAGAATATAAGGATAACTGTAACAGATAATGGCTTTATGATAACATTTCCAAGGATCGTTGGTGTGAATGAGGAGCATATCCTGAAAACCATATACTTAGTAAGACCTGAGAATCTAGAAGAAACGATGAGAAAGGTTGTTAGAAGAACCGAGATGTTTAAGAAGAGATTCAGGCACTGTGCTGAGAGAAGCTTCATGATACTTAAGAGATTTAGGGGGAAGGAGATAAGCCTACAAAACAGACAGATCAATGCTGAGACACTTATAAAAATAGTGGAGGAGATGGATAGATTTCCTGTGATAGAGGAGACATATAGAGAGATTCTTGAGGATCACATGGATATAGAGAATGCCAAGTTAGTTATAAGGAAACTCCTAGATGGAGAGATAAAGACAAAGTATTTTGAAAACCCTGAAGGAGCAAAAGCTCCTTCCCCCCTAGCACATTCAATAGTAGCTGCTGGAATAAGCGATATAGTGCTTATGGAGGATAAGAGGAAGATCTTAGCTAAGTTCCACGAAAGCATAGTTGATGTATTAAGAGAGAAGGGAATAGTACTTAGAAAAGCAATTTCACCCCAAAAGGTGTCCCAGACACAGTAG
- a CDS encoding mechanosensitive ion channel, with translation MALEEYIIYIIAGVASILLYVFSNLLLFRHVIRILGKEFLIIARISIALLSISLFLAFTAFIHGAHEIFVLIFSLFVISFLVIIIGARHVLEEYITGIFASKTFDLRVGDYVEIGDIKGYIAALDDTNVIIRDIRRGLIYVPYTMFAHTPFKRAKVEEGYDFRITITLNRHVDLEEIRKELNRIAADLGLSNIRLDIEAIEASEITLSIRGSIKDPRKQEEIRYTILDKLYSLLFPKSKVDYEAGNNP, from the coding sequence TTGGCTTTGGAAGAATATATTATATATATTATAGCGGGTGTAGCATCTATACTTCTATATGTTTTCTCGAATTTACTGTTATTTAGGCATGTAATAAGAATACTTGGTAAGGAGTTCTTAATAATTGCAAGGATATCAATAGCCCTTCTCTCAATATCTCTCTTCTTAGCTTTTACAGCGTTTATTCATGGAGCTCATGAGATCTTTGTCCTGATCTTCTCACTATTCGTGATTAGCTTTTTAGTAATTATAATAGGTGCTAGGCATGTGCTAGAGGAATATATAACAGGGATTTTTGCGTCAAAGACATTTGATCTTAGGGTTGGTGATTATGTTGAGATCGGAGATATAAAGGGGTATATAGCTGCTCTAGATGATACAAATGTTATTATAAGGGATATTAGAAGGGGTCTTATATATGTTCCCTATACGATGTTTGCCCACACACCTTTTAAAAGGGCGAAGGTTGAGGAGGGCTATGATTTTAGGATCACTATAACCTTGAATCGCCATGTAGATCTAGAGGAGATTAGGAAGGAGTTAAATAGGATAGCAGCGGATCTTGGGCTCTCTAATATTAGGCTAGATATAGAGGCTATAGAGGCTTCTGAAATTACCCTCTCGATTAGAGGATCTATAAAGGATCCTAGGAAGCAAGAGGAGATCAGATATACGATTTTAGATAAGCTATACAGTCTTCTCTTTCCCAAAAGTAAGGTAGATTATGAGGCCGGCAACAATCCATAG